A window of the Synechococcus sp. JA-3-3Ab genome harbors these coding sequences:
- a CDS encoding class I SAM-dependent methyltransferase, with protein MAVLEDWQRSKLDPSDDALFYDYPRFVTHVDAGFIGQLTDLYRRYLQPQTRILDLMSSWVSHLPPEMDFAHVEGHGMNAQELAANPRLDHFFVQNLNQNPLLPFPDCTFDAALNAVSVQYLQQPEQVFAEVHRILKPQGLFIVSFSNRMFFQKAIQAWRDGSEAERVELVKRYFESVPGFEIVEVIQRPAPLGWLALLAGGDPFYAVVGRRTEA; from the coding sequence ATGGCGGTTCTTGAAGATTGGCAGCGCTCCAAGTTGGATCCCAGCGACGATGCCCTCTTTTACGACTATCCCCGCTTCGTAACCCATGTGGATGCCGGCTTCATCGGCCAGCTCACGGATCTCTACCGCCGCTACTTGCAGCCCCAGACCCGCATTCTCGACCTAATGAGCAGTTGGGTTTCCCATTTGCCCCCGGAGATGGATTTTGCCCATGTGGAAGGGCATGGGATGAATGCTCAGGAACTGGCCGCCAACCCCCGGCTTGACCATTTCTTCGTCCAGAACCTCAACCAAAACCCGCTTCTGCCCTTCCCGGACTGCACTTTTGATGCAGCGCTGAACGCGGTTTCGGTGCAATACCTGCAGCAGCCGGAGCAGGTGTTTGCCGAGGTGCATCGCATCCTCAAGCCCCAGGGCCTTTTCATTGTCAGCTTCTCCAATCGCATGTTTTTCCAGAAGGCCATCCAGGCCTGGCGGGATGGCTCGGAAGCAGAGCGGGTGGAGCTGGTCAAGCGCTATTTTGAGTCGGTGCCGGGATTCGAGATCGTCGAGGTGATCCAGCGGCCTGCTCCCCTGGGTTGGCTTGCCCTTTTGGCTGGCGGGGATCCCTTTTACGCTGTGGTCGGTCGGCGAACCGAGGCATGA
- a CDS encoding daunorubicin resistance protein DrrA family ABC transporter ATP-binding protein: protein MPMSDTPAVLVEQLQKRYGSTVAVADVSFQVEPGQIYGILGPNGAGKTTTLHCLCTLLRPDAGRIEVCGIPVNENPKAVREKLGFVAQEVALDKVLTGRELLQLQADLYHLPRPLAQERIATVLELLGLADRADQRIGTYSGGLRKRLDLAAGLLHQPQVLVLDEPTVGLDVPSRQAIWDFLRQLKNTGVTVVLSSHYLEEIDLLADRVAIIDRGKVIAEGTPEELKARVGGERITVKLQEFAPPELAQRGAELLGSLPFVQKVVINSAQGNALNLVVQRNGEDPLSQIRAHLEAHGLEVFSSSQSRPSLDDVYLAATGQTLLDAELAAAEANLGKKKK, encoded by the coding sequence ATGCCCATGTCAGATACCCCTGCAGTCTTGGTAGAACAACTCCAGAAGCGCTACGGCTCCACAGTGGCCGTGGCCGATGTCTCCTTCCAAGTAGAGCCCGGCCAGATCTACGGCATTCTCGGCCCCAACGGCGCCGGCAAAACCACCACCCTGCACTGCCTGTGCACCCTGCTGCGCCCCGACGCAGGCCGGATCGAGGTGTGCGGGATCCCCGTCAACGAAAATCCCAAGGCAGTACGCGAAAAGCTGGGCTTTGTTGCCCAGGAGGTGGCTTTGGATAAGGTGCTGACGGGGCGAGAATTGTTGCAGTTGCAGGCCGATCTCTACCACCTGCCGCGGCCCTTGGCCCAAGAGCGGATTGCCACCGTCCTCGAATTACTGGGGCTGGCCGACCGGGCCGACCAACGCATCGGCACCTACTCCGGCGGCTTGCGCAAACGCCTCGATCTGGCGGCAGGACTGCTGCACCAGCCCCAGGTGTTGGTTTTGGACGAGCCCACGGTGGGCCTAGACGTTCCCAGCCGGCAGGCCATCTGGGACTTCCTGCGCCAGCTCAAGAACACCGGCGTTACAGTGGTGCTCAGCAGCCATTACCTGGAGGAGATCGACCTATTGGCCGACCGGGTGGCCATCATCGACCGCGGCAAGGTGATTGCCGAAGGCACCCCAGAAGAGCTAAAAGCCCGCGTCGGCGGCGAGCGCATCACCGTCAAGCTGCAGGAGTTTGCGCCGCCAGAACTGGCCCAACGGGGGGCCGAACTGCTGGGATCCCTGCCCTTTGTCCAAAAAGTGGTGATCAACAGCGCCCAGGGCAACGCCCTCAACCTGGTGGTGCAGCGCAACGGGGAGGATCCCCTCAGCCAGATCCGCGCCCACCTCGAGGCCCATGGGCTGGAGGTGTTTAGCAGCAGCCAATCTCGCCCCAGCTTGGATGACGTGTATTTGGCGGCAACCGGGCAAACCCTCCTGGATGCGGAGCTGGCTGCCGCCGAAGCCAACCTGGGCAAAAAGAAAAAGTAA
- a CDS encoding ABC transporter permease, translating into MTSAASPIQSNPIPLFTADFWQETFALARRLFIQLQRRPATLLVGIIQPLLWLILFGALFQNAPAGIFGAGQNYTQFLGAGVIVFTAFGGALNAGVPVIFDREFGFLNRLLVAPLTSRFSIVLASSLFIVSLALLQTAVIVGADYVLGGGIPDGPGLAVVALIVGLLVLGFTALSLGLAFAMPGHQQLLAFIFLVNLPLIFSSTALAPLSFMPTWLRWVASLNPLTFAIEPIRHVYRSSTWSFADVVLQAPWGELTLAGSLGLLTGFVVVSVLLVQGVLRKSLA; encoded by the coding sequence ATGACCTCTGCCGCTTCCCCCATCCAATCCAACCCGATTCCTCTATTTACAGCCGACTTTTGGCAGGAGACCTTTGCCCTCGCCCGCCGCTTGTTTATCCAATTGCAGCGTCGCCCCGCCACCCTGCTGGTCGGCATCATCCAGCCGCTGCTCTGGCTGATTTTGTTCGGGGCCTTGTTCCAGAATGCCCCTGCCGGCATTTTCGGGGCCGGACAAAACTACACCCAGTTTTTGGGGGCAGGCGTGATCGTGTTTACGGCCTTTGGCGGGGCCTTGAACGCCGGTGTGCCGGTGATTTTCGACCGGGAGTTCGGATTTTTAAACCGATTGCTGGTGGCTCCCCTCACCTCTCGCTTTTCCATTGTGCTGGCCTCTAGCCTGTTCATCGTCAGCTTGGCGCTGCTGCAGACGGCGGTGATCGTGGGGGCAGACTACGTCCTCGGCGGCGGGATCCCGGACGGGCCGGGCTTGGCGGTGGTGGCGTTGATCGTGGGCCTGTTGGTCTTGGGTTTCACCGCCCTGAGCTTGGGCCTGGCCTTTGCCATGCCGGGGCACCAGCAGTTGCTGGCCTTTATCTTTTTGGTGAATCTGCCGCTGATCTTTTCCAGCACCGCTTTGGCTCCCCTCAGCTTTATGCCCACCTGGCTTCGCTGGGTGGCCAGCCTCAACCCGCTCACCTTTGCCATCGAGCCGATTCGCCACGTCTATCGCAGCAGCACCTGGAGCTTTGCCGATGTGGTGCTGCAGGCCCCCTGGGGCGAACTCACCCTGGCGGGATCCCTGGGGCTCTTGACAGGGTTTGTGGTGGTGTCAGTGCTGCTGGTGCAGGGGGTGCTGCGCAAGAGTTTGGCCTGA
- a CDS encoding IS630-like element ISSoc15 family transposase (programmed frameshift) — protein sequence MPTHSLDLRQRVVAAYQAGNTSIRQVAKRFMVTKRTVHRWVRQYQQTQDLAPKKAGTKRVGILEQHRQEVMAIITEHPDFYLWQYQELLRERLGINVSIVTIHNFLKKQGMTPKKKTYRSAKVKEEEVQRERLAYSQEVRNIPAEDLIAIDQTGVWEGMERRVSRSLRGQRAYHYRQRYKGEKYTVIGAISLRGVVGCRVIKGGMKKGDFLEFLRSELCPKLDARKVVIMDNLNIHKSREVEELIRGTGARILYLPVYAPELNPIEMMWSVLKYFIRQLCRIGKYSMEQTVKTSLLLINPSSFRSWFAKCCYCTP from the exons ATGCCGACTCATTCTTTGGATTTGCGGCAAAGAGTTGTAGCAGCCTATCAGGCAGGTAACACCTCCATCCGCCAGGTAGCTAAACGCTTCATGGTGACCAAAAGAACAGTACACCGCTGGGTGCGTCAGTACCAACAAACTCAAGATTTAGCTCCTAAGAAAGCAGGCACCAAGCGAGTGGGCATTTTGGAACAACATCGGCAGGAAGTGATGGCAATTATTACAGAACACCCAGACTTCTACCTGTGGCAGTATCAAGAACTGTTGCGCGAGCGCTTAGGAATCAATGTAAGCATCGTCACGATACATAATTTCTTGAAAAAGCAAGGAATGACTC CTAAAAAAAAGACCTACCGCAGTGCAAAAGTCAAAGAAGAGGAGGTGCAAAGGGAACGACTAGCTTATAGTCAAGAAGTCAGGAATATTCCAGCGGAGGATTTGATTGCCATCGACCAGACGGGAGTCTGGGAGGGAATGGAGCGGAGAGTATCTCGGAGTTTACGTGGTCAAAGGGCTTATCATTATCGTCAGAGATACAAGGGTGAAAAGTATACAGTTATTGGAGCTATTTCCTTGAGAGGTGTAGTTGGCTGTCGTGTCATCAAGGGTGGGATGAAGAAAGGAGACTTTTTGGAGTTTTTGAGAAGCGAGCTATGTCCGAAGCTAGATGCGAGGAAGGTTGTGATTATGGACAATTTAAATATCCACAAGAGTCGGGAAGTTGAGGAATTGATTAGGGGGACAGGAGCACGAATCCTATACCTGCCTGTGTATGCGCCGGAGTTGAATCCCATTGAGATGATGTGGTCGGTATTGAAGTATTTTATTCGGCAGCTTTGCAGAATTGGGAAATATAGCATGGAGCAGACAGTGAAGACTTCTTTACTACTGATCAATCCATCCTCCTTCCGAAGTTGGTTTGCTAAGTGCTGCTATTGTACCCCTTGA
- the gltB gene encoding glutamate synthase large subunit, translating into MNPHRSQVSVPILQESWHFQERDACGVGFLVDRQGRASHELLQKTLQALACMEHRGGCGGDNQSGDGAGIATAIPWQLLQAERDEIRAWDPGRSAVGMVFLPQAPAECQAVRQLIDDYLATSEWGRPLWRQVPVNPECLGPMARQTLPSIWQMLLTHPRLAGDELERQLYLLRRRLRRQVESRFGFYSIYFASLSCRLIVYKGMVQSAVLGQFYRDLHNPLYTTAYATYHRRFSTNTLPRWSLAQPFRYLCHNGEINTYLGNVNWMAAREPTLAHPLWGEAIEELKPVIDPGSSDSAGLDAVFELLIASGYSSQQAMMALIPEAYRHQPELQDRPEVVDFYEFFAGLQEAWDGPAMVVFCDGKTIGATLDRNGLRPARYALSRDGLLVVASEAGVVPLPEAEILEKGRLGPGQMLTVDLQSGQLYKNWEIKTQVAAQHPYGEWLRAHRVQLASQDFENAPQLTEEQLLQLQTACGYSSEDVEMIIEEMAATGKEPVFSMGDDAPLAVLSTQPHPLYDYFKQRFAQVTNPAIDPLRESLVMSLEVYLGSKGNLLEIRPEHARLLHLRSPVLNEAELAALQQTPFPCRTLPILYPVAAGPAGLAAQVQALCQEAAQAVREGAEILILSDRGLSAEQALIPPLLAVGAIHHHLIQEGLRLRASLVVETAQCWSTHHFACLIGYGASAVCPYLAYEAVRQWWHKPKTQTQMAAGKLPQLSLAEAQLKYRAAIEAGLLKILSKMGISLLSSYHGAQIFEAIGLSQEVIDLAFRGTVSRVGGMTLADLAREGMANHQRAFPQLTSKKLENFGFIQARPKGEYHINSPEMAKLLHKAIASGQPDHYEIYRTYLRGRTPTALRDLLDFRSDRDPIPLEEVEPATEIFKRFATGGMSLGALSREAHETLAIAMNRIGGKSNSGEGGEDPERYIPITDVTPEGTSARFPHLKGLRMGDNASSAVKQVASGRFGVTPEYLLNARQIEIKIAQGAKPGEGGQLPGKKVSPYIAKLRRSKPGVTLISPPPHHDIYSIEDLAQLIFDLHQVNPQAQVSVKLVAEVGIGTVAAGVAKANADIIQISGHEGGTGASPLSSIKHAGAPWELGLVEVHHALLENGLRQRVILRVDGGIRTGWEVVMAAMLGAEEFGFGTVAMIAEGCIMARVCHTNNCPVGVTSQKEELRKRFPGTPDQVVTFFAFVAEEVRQILARLGYRSLEEVIGRVDLLCPRADVALAKTQSLNLECLLRTPPGFDPHKRPEWLEHEPVHSNGPVLDDAILARPEVQKAIETCGAAMLELPIANTDRCVGGRIAGTLARLYGDTGFVRQGGLLDLRFVGTAGQSFGAFTLAGMRLTLTGEANDYVGKSMCGGEIVILAPPEAPRDPAENVILGNTCLYGATGGSLFANGQAGERFAVRNSGAQAVIEGSGDHCCEYMTGGVVVVLGRVGRNLGAGMTGGLAYVLDEEGNFPAKVNGEIVRIQRIQTAAAEAQLKGLIQEHYRRTHSPKAERILQNWERYLPLFWQVIPPSEEGSELTDPARSQPAAVQS; encoded by the coding sequence ATGAATCCCCATCGCTCCCAGGTCTCGGTTCCCATCCTGCAGGAAAGCTGGCACTTTCAAGAGCGGGATGCCTGTGGCGTTGGGTTTTTGGTGGATCGCCAGGGGAGAGCCAGCCACGAGCTGCTGCAAAAAACCCTCCAAGCTCTCGCCTGCATGGAGCACCGCGGCGGCTGCGGCGGCGACAACCAAAGCGGCGATGGGGCCGGCATTGCCACAGCCATTCCCTGGCAACTGCTGCAGGCAGAGAGGGACGAGATCCGGGCTTGGGATCCCGGCCGCAGCGCGGTGGGCATGGTGTTTTTGCCTCAGGCTCCCGCCGAGTGCCAGGCGGTACGCCAGCTTATCGACGACTACTTGGCCACCAGCGAGTGGGGGCGGCCCCTCTGGCGCCAGGTGCCGGTCAATCCGGAGTGCCTGGGGCCGATGGCGCGGCAAACCCTGCCTTCTATCTGGCAGATGCTTCTCACCCATCCCAGGCTGGCGGGAGATGAGCTGGAGCGGCAGCTCTATCTGCTGCGGCGGCGTCTGCGGCGGCAGGTGGAAAGCCGGTTTGGCTTTTATTCCATCTATTTTGCTTCTCTCTCCTGCCGGCTGATTGTCTACAAAGGCATGGTGCAATCGGCGGTGCTGGGCCAGTTTTACCGCGATCTGCACAACCCCCTCTACACCACCGCCTACGCCACCTATCACCGCCGCTTCAGCACCAACACCTTGCCCCGCTGGTCGCTGGCCCAGCCCTTCCGCTACCTCTGCCACAACGGCGAGATCAACACGTATCTCGGCAACGTCAACTGGATGGCTGCCCGCGAGCCCACCCTGGCCCATCCCCTCTGGGGCGAGGCCATCGAGGAGCTCAAACCCGTCATCGATCCCGGCAGCAGCGACTCAGCGGGCCTGGACGCGGTCTTTGAGCTCTTGATCGCGTCGGGCTACTCCAGCCAGCAGGCGATGATGGCGCTGATCCCGGAGGCCTACCGCCACCAGCCGGAGCTGCAAGATCGCCCGGAAGTGGTGGACTTCTACGAGTTCTTCGCCGGCCTGCAGGAAGCGTGGGACGGGCCGGCTATGGTGGTCTTCTGCGACGGCAAAACCATTGGCGCCACCCTGGATCGCAACGGCTTGCGCCCGGCCCGCTATGCCCTCAGCCGCGATGGGTTGCTGGTGGTGGCTTCAGAGGCCGGGGTGGTTCCGCTGCCGGAAGCCGAGATCCTGGAAAAGGGGCGGCTGGGGCCGGGGCAGATGCTGACGGTGGATCTGCAAAGTGGCCAGCTTTACAAAAACTGGGAGATCAAGACCCAGGTGGCAGCTCAGCACCCCTATGGGGAGTGGTTAAGGGCTCACCGCGTTCAGCTGGCTAGCCAAGACTTTGAGAACGCCCCGCAGCTTACCGAAGAGCAGCTGCTCCAACTGCAAACTGCCTGCGGCTACTCCTCGGAAGATGTGGAGATGATCATCGAGGAAATGGCCGCCACAGGCAAAGAGCCGGTTTTCAGCATGGGGGACGACGCGCCGCTGGCAGTGCTCTCCACCCAGCCCCACCCCCTTTACGACTACTTCAAGCAGCGCTTTGCCCAGGTAACCAACCCGGCTATTGATCCCCTGCGGGAGAGCCTGGTGATGTCTTTGGAGGTGTACCTGGGATCCAAAGGCAACCTGCTGGAGATTCGCCCAGAGCATGCCCGTCTGCTGCACTTGCGCAGCCCGGTGCTCAACGAGGCGGAGCTGGCCGCCCTGCAGCAGACGCCTTTTCCCTGCCGCACGCTGCCGATCCTCTACCCGGTGGCCGCTGGGCCAGCAGGGCTGGCCGCCCAGGTGCAAGCCCTCTGTCAAGAGGCGGCGCAAGCGGTGCGGGAGGGAGCAGAGATCTTAATCCTCTCGGATCGCGGCCTGAGCGCCGAGCAGGCCTTGATCCCGCCTCTGCTGGCCGTGGGGGCCATCCACCATCACCTCATCCAGGAGGGGCTGCGCCTGCGCGCTTCCCTGGTGGTGGAGACAGCCCAGTGCTGGAGTACCCACCACTTTGCCTGTCTAATTGGCTACGGGGCCAGCGCCGTCTGTCCCTACCTGGCCTATGAGGCGGTGCGCCAGTGGTGGCACAAGCCCAAGACGCAAACCCAAATGGCCGCCGGCAAGCTGCCCCAGCTCTCTCTGGCCGAAGCTCAACTGAAGTACCGGGCAGCTATCGAGGCGGGCTTGCTCAAGATCCTCTCCAAGATGGGCATTTCCCTCCTCTCCAGCTACCACGGGGCCCAGATCTTCGAGGCCATCGGCCTCAGCCAAGAGGTGATCGATCTGGCCTTCCGCGGCACGGTGTCGCGGGTGGGGGGGATGACGCTGGCGGATCTGGCCCGCGAGGGCATGGCCAATCACCAGCGAGCCTTCCCCCAGCTCACCTCGAAAAAGCTGGAGAACTTTGGCTTCATCCAAGCGCGGCCCAAGGGGGAATACCACATCAACAGCCCGGAGATGGCCAAGCTGCTCCACAAGGCCATTGCCTCAGGCCAGCCCGACCACTACGAGATCTACCGGACCTATCTGCGGGGCCGCACCCCCACAGCCTTGCGGGATCTGCTGGACTTTCGCAGCGACCGGGATCCCATTCCCCTGGAGGAGGTGGAGCCGGCCACCGAGATCTTCAAGCGCTTTGCCACGGGGGGAATGTCGCTGGGGGCCCTCAGCCGCGAGGCCCACGAGACCCTGGCCATTGCCATGAACCGCATCGGCGGCAAGTCCAACTCCGGCGAAGGCGGGGAAGATCCGGAGCGCTACATCCCCATCACCGATGTAACACCCGAGGGGACCTCGGCGCGCTTTCCTCACCTTAAGGGCCTGCGCATGGGGGACAACGCCAGCTCGGCGGTGAAGCAGGTGGCTTCGGGCCGCTTTGGCGTGACGCCGGAGTACCTGCTCAACGCGCGGCAAATCGAGATCAAAATTGCCCAGGGGGCCAAGCCGGGCGAAGGCGGACAACTGCCCGGCAAAAAGGTCAGCCCCTACATCGCCAAGCTGCGCCGCTCCAAGCCGGGGGTGACCCTGATCTCGCCGCCGCCCCACCACGACATCTACTCGATTGAGGATCTGGCGCAGTTGATCTTCGATTTGCACCAGGTTAACCCGCAGGCGCAGGTGTCGGTGAAGCTGGTGGCGGAGGTGGGCATCGGCACCGTGGCGGCGGGAGTGGCCAAGGCCAATGCCGACATCATCCAGATCTCCGGCCACGAGGGGGGCACAGGGGCCTCTCCCCTGAGCTCCATCAAACATGCGGGGGCACCCTGGGAGCTGGGCCTGGTGGAGGTGCATCATGCTCTCTTGGAAAACGGCCTGCGGCAGCGGGTAATTCTGCGGGTGGACGGCGGCATTCGCACCGGCTGGGAAGTGGTGATGGCGGCCATGCTGGGGGCAGAGGAGTTCGGCTTCGGGACAGTAGCCATGATTGCCGAGGGGTGCATCATGGCGCGGGTGTGCCACACCAACAACTGCCCGGTGGGGGTGACCAGCCAAAAGGAAGAGCTGCGCAAGCGCTTCCCTGGCACTCCGGACCAGGTGGTGACCTTCTTCGCCTTTGTGGCCGAGGAAGTGCGCCAGATCCTGGCCCGGCTGGGCTACCGCTCCCTGGAGGAGGTCATTGGGCGGGTGGATCTGCTCTGCCCCCGCGCCGATGTGGCTTTGGCGAAAACCCAGTCCTTGAATTTGGAGTGTCTGCTGCGAACTCCGCCGGGCTTTGATCCCCACAAGCGCCCAGAGTGGCTGGAGCACGAGCCGGTGCACTCCAATGGCCCGGTGCTGGATGACGCCATCTTGGCCCGGCCCGAGGTGCAAAAGGCCATCGAGACCTGCGGCGCGGCCATGCTGGAGCTGCCCATCGCCAACACCGACCGCTGCGTGGGCGGGCGCATTGCCGGCACCCTGGCTCGGCTGTATGGGGATACCGGCTTTGTCCGACAAGGGGGGCTGTTGGATCTGCGCTTTGTGGGCACAGCCGGCCAGAGCTTTGGGGCCTTTACCCTGGCGGGCATGCGCCTGACCCTGACGGGAGAAGCCAACGACTACGTGGGCAAGAGCATGTGCGGCGGTGAAATTGTCATTCTGGCTCCCCCAGAAGCCCCGCGGGATCCGGCGGAAAATGTAATCCTGGGCAACACCTGTCTGTACGGGGCCACGGGCGGATCCCTGTTTGCCAACGGCCAGGCGGGGGAGCGCTTTGCCGTGCGCAACTCCGGCGCCCAGGCGGTGATCGAGGGATCCGGCGACCACTGCTGCGAGTACATGACCGGCGGTGTGGTGGTGGTGCTGGGGCGGGTGGGCCGCAACCTGGGGGCGGGCATGACCGGCGGCCTGGCCTACGTGCTCGATGAAGAGGGCAACTTCCCCGCCAAGGTCAACGGCGAGATCGTGCGCATCCAGCGGATACAGACGGCGGCGGCGGAAGCGCAACTGAAGGGCCTGATCCAAGAGCACTACCGCCGCACCCATTCCCCCAAAGCCGAGCGCATCCTGCAGAACTGGGAGCGCTACCTGCCTCTGTTTTGGCAGGTGATCCCTCCTTCGGAGGAGGGGAGTGAGCTGACGGATCCGGCGCGATCCCAGCCGGCGGCGGTGCAGTCGTAG